A region of Pyxidicoccus parkwaysis DNA encodes the following proteins:
- a CDS encoding response regulator has protein sequence MTPPVVLISDDEPLIVSALAREAKRSGLTCISDTTSERVLDLARQHRPAVIILDINQHQDGRDLLAKLKQDPATRDCKVIILSGVEDQFTRHVCFELGADDYEVKPFDPTFMTRVARLATTVARTRA, from the coding sequence ATGACGCCCCCCGTTGTCCTCATCTCCGATGACGAGCCCCTCATCGTCTCCGCCCTCGCTCGCGAGGCGAAGCGCTCTGGGCTCACGTGCATCTCGGACACCACCTCGGAGCGCGTCCTGGACCTGGCCCGGCAGCACCGCCCCGCCGTCATCATCCTCGACATCAATCAGCACCAGGACGGACGCGACCTGCTCGCCAAGCTCAAGCAGGACCCCGCCACCCGCGACTGCAAGGTCATCATCCTCAGCGGCGTCGAGGACCAGTTCACCCGCCACGTCTGCTTCGAGCTCGGCGCCGACGACTACGAGGTGAAGCCCTTCGACCCCACCTTCATGACCCGCGTCGCCCGCCTCGCCACCACCGTGGCCCGCACCCGCGCGTAG
- the rpe gene encoding ribulose-phosphate 3-epimerase translates to MNRRPVRIAPSVLSADFGRLAEQVRAVEAAGADLIHVDVMDGRFVPNITLGPVVVEAIKKAATKPLDLHLMIVEPEKYVDAFAKAGADILTVHAEVSPHLHRTLQHIRAAGAKPSVVLNPSTPLSAIEEVLGEVEMVLLMSVNPGFGGQSFIESTVDKVRRLRAMFDERGLDTDIEVDGGINAETAKQVVAAGATVLVAGSYVFGAKDYAQAIRSLRP, encoded by the coding sequence ATGAACCGCCGCCCCGTTCGCATCGCTCCCTCTGTGCTGTCCGCTGATTTCGGCCGTCTCGCCGAGCAGGTCCGTGCCGTGGAGGCCGCTGGAGCGGACCTCATTCACGTGGATGTCATGGATGGCCGGTTCGTCCCGAACATCACACTTGGCCCGGTAGTGGTGGAGGCCATCAAGAAGGCGGCGACGAAGCCGTTGGATTTGCACCTGATGATTGTGGAGCCGGAGAAGTACGTGGATGCGTTCGCGAAGGCGGGGGCGGACATCCTGACGGTGCACGCGGAGGTGAGCCCGCACCTGCACCGCACGCTTCAGCACATCCGCGCCGCGGGGGCGAAGCCGTCGGTGGTGCTCAACCCGAGCACGCCGCTGTCGGCGATTGAAGAGGTGCTGGGCGAGGTGGAGATGGTGCTGCTGATGAGCGTGAATCCGGGCTTCGGCGGTCAGAGCTTCATCGAGTCCACGGTGGACAAGGTGCGCCGGCTGCGCGCCATGTTCGACGAGCGCGGGCTGGACACGGACATCGAGGTGGACGGCGGCATCAACGCCGAGACGGCGAAGCAGGTGGTGGCCGCGGGCGCCACGGTGCTGGTGGCGGGCAGCTACGTCTTCGGGGCGAAGGACTACGCGCAGGCCATCCGCTCGCTGCGGCCGTGA
- a CDS encoding anti-phage dCTP deaminase, producing the protein MAAAQPIPLIVNKRLGTGARDIVKQHQAYELFFAVVGHVGSGTTTIAEKLKTLLENPTAIGGPYQVCILKARDVIEEWVKEVGHPPSTADRGTFQYAKYLQDCGDAMREGEHAAVARRLVRRIRRARATMQGIEQPAANQPVEPDGKPRAYIIDALRHPAEVHLLRSLYQNAFALIGVVCQDDVRRGRLVEKFPRNAGQADVEDFMSRDAKDPDKKHGQRVTDAFHLADFFIDNSERRYLELERGETDPQENPDWNVPDDLQRLVRIVTHAKVERPTTAEYAMYAAHGAKMRSACLSRQVGAALVDERGNIAATGANEVPRAGGGVYGQGFEVVEPSAEHRCAFRKNVYCSNTKEQDAIIDKLLKLPTLEKLLKLPTLEKLLKLPTSEKSPSADEVRQALKNELRRSPIGGLLEFSRAVHAEMDALLSAARQGITPQGGRLFVTTYPCHYCARHIVASGVTEVQYIEPYPKSRALDLHGDSITHTVKGWTPPPGTGKRVLFRHFTGVAPRMFERAFQKDRELKSEADGRFQMGEPDWGSAWGVSKVSYADLEQQLDVESGESRG; encoded by the coding sequence ATGGCCGCGGCTCAGCCAATTCCCCTCATCGTCAACAAGCGCCTGGGCACTGGCGCGCGTGACATCGTCAAGCAGCACCAAGCGTACGAACTCTTCTTTGCTGTCGTGGGTCACGTCGGCTCAGGTACGACCACGATTGCCGAGAAGCTGAAGACGCTTCTTGAGAACCCGACGGCCATTGGGGGGCCTTACCAAGTTTGCATCCTCAAGGCGCGAGACGTGATTGAGGAATGGGTGAAGGAGGTTGGGCACCCCCCCTCTACTGCCGACAGAGGCACCTTCCAGTACGCGAAGTACCTCCAGGACTGCGGTGACGCGATGCGGGAGGGTGAGCATGCTGCAGTTGCCCGCCGCTTGGTGAGGCGAATCCGCCGCGCCCGGGCCACGATGCAGGGGATTGAGCAGCCAGCCGCGAATCAACCTGTTGAGCCTGATGGCAAGCCGCGCGCCTACATCATCGATGCACTCCGCCACCCGGCGGAGGTGCATCTGCTGCGCTCCCTCTATCAGAACGCATTCGCACTCATCGGCGTGGTCTGCCAAGACGACGTGCGTCGCGGGCGGCTCGTAGAGAAGTTCCCGCGTAATGCTGGCCAGGCCGATGTCGAGGACTTTATGTCCCGCGACGCGAAGGACCCGGACAAGAAGCACGGGCAGCGGGTCACAGACGCCTTCCACCTCGCCGACTTTTTCATCGACAACAGCGAGAGGCGGTACCTTGAACTGGAGCGCGGCGAGACGGACCCGCAGGAGAACCCTGATTGGAACGTCCCTGATGACCTCCAGCGACTCGTTCGCATCGTCACCCATGCGAAGGTGGAGCGCCCGACGACTGCCGAGTACGCGATGTACGCCGCGCATGGCGCCAAGATGCGGAGCGCGTGCCTGTCACGTCAGGTGGGTGCAGCCCTGGTTGATGAGCGTGGGAATATTGCCGCAACTGGAGCCAACGAGGTGCCCAGGGCAGGCGGTGGCGTCTACGGCCAGGGCTTTGAAGTTGTAGAGCCCAGCGCGGAGCACAGGTGCGCGTTCCGCAAGAACGTCTATTGCAGCAACACCAAGGAGCAGGACGCGATCATCGACAAGCTCCTCAAGTTGCCGACTCTGGAAAAGCTCCTCAAGTTGCCGACTCTGGAAAAGCTCCTCAAGTTGCCGACTTCGGAGAAGTCTCCTTCCGCCGACGAGGTGCGGCAGGCACTGAAGAACGAACTCCGGCGCTCCCCCATCGGCGGGCTTCTCGAATTCAGCCGGGCGGTTCACGCTGAAATGGACGCCTTGTTGAGTGCAGCGCGGCAAGGCATCACCCCACAGGGGGGACGGCTGTTCGTCACGACGTATCCTTGCCATTACTGCGCGCGTCACATCGTGGCCTCCGGCGTGACGGAGGTCCAATACATTGAGCCTTACCCCAAGAGCCGCGCCTTGGACCTGCACGGGGACTCCATCACTCATACTGTCAAGGGCTGGACGCCCCCTCCGGGGACAGGCAAGAGGGTCTTGTTCCGTCACTTCACGGGAGTCGCGCCGCGCATGTTTGAGCGCGCCTTCCAGAAGGATCGGGAACTCAAGTCAGAGGCGGATGGCAGGTTCCAAATGGGTGAGCCCGATTGGGGCTCGGCATGGGGTGTGAGCAAGGTGAGCTACGCGGACCTGGAACAACAACTCGATGTCGAGTCAGGGGAGAGCCGTGGCTAA
- the pyk gene encoding pyruvate kinase — MRRAKIVCTLGPASQSQEMLEALLENGMDVARLNFSHGSHEQHAENIAKLRAASLKVRKAVGILGDLQGPKIRTGRFVKGSTELKEGGTFHITTDETVPGTDDIVSTTYPFLAADVNPGDRILLDDGLLELKVLETDKQKLIKTQVVHGGTLKNNKGINLPGVAVRAEALTPKDREDLVFGLKAGVDFIALSFVRQPSDLDTARQAMAEVGRTVPIISKLEKPEAIARLDAILDKTDGVMVARGDLGVEIPPEEVPAVQKDIIRRSNLRGLPVIVATQMLNSMIDNPRPTRAEASDVANAVFDGADAVMLSGETASGKFPIESVQMMERIILAAESSARVQPQQRYIEAPLGLPQHFPDVIARVACEAARASGATLIAAFTLSGVTARLLAHYRPPVPIVAFSPNQEVRRRLALLWGVVPRVLEPIQETEAMVRRVEEELLARGLGRKGDRIVIVFGAPVGQPGKINSLRLHTIG; from the coding sequence ATGAGAAGAGCGAAGATTGTCTGCACCCTCGGTCCCGCCAGTCAGAGTCAGGAGATGCTCGAAGCGCTCCTGGAGAACGGCATGGATGTGGCCCGCCTCAACTTCTCCCACGGCAGCCACGAGCAGCACGCGGAGAACATCGCCAAGCTGCGCGCGGCCTCGCTGAAGGTGCGCAAGGCGGTGGGCATCCTCGGTGACTTGCAGGGCCCCAAGATTCGCACCGGCCGCTTCGTGAAGGGCAGCACGGAGTTGAAGGAGGGCGGCACCTTCCACATCACCACCGACGAGACGGTGCCGGGCACGGACGACATCGTGTCCACCACGTACCCGTTCCTCGCGGCGGACGTGAATCCGGGAGACCGCATCCTTCTGGATGACGGCCTGCTGGAATTGAAGGTGCTGGAGACGGACAAGCAGAAGCTCATCAAGACGCAGGTCGTCCACGGCGGCACGCTGAAGAACAACAAGGGCATCAACCTGCCCGGCGTGGCGGTGCGCGCGGAGGCGCTGACGCCCAAGGACCGCGAGGACCTGGTCTTCGGTCTCAAGGCGGGCGTGGACTTCATCGCGCTGTCCTTCGTGCGCCAGCCGTCGGACCTGGACACCGCGCGCCAGGCGATGGCCGAGGTGGGCCGCACGGTGCCCATCATCTCCAAGCTGGAGAAGCCGGAGGCGATTGCGCGCCTCGACGCCATCCTCGACAAGACGGACGGTGTGATGGTGGCGCGCGGAGACCTCGGCGTGGAGATTCCTCCCGAGGAGGTGCCGGCCGTCCAGAAGGACATCATCCGGCGCTCCAACCTGCGTGGCCTGCCCGTGATTGTGGCGACGCAGATGCTGAACTCGATGATTGACAACCCGCGCCCCACGCGCGCCGAGGCGAGCGACGTGGCCAACGCCGTGTTCGACGGCGCGGACGCGGTGATGCTCTCGGGCGAGACGGCGAGCGGCAAGTTCCCGATTGAGTCCGTGCAGATGATGGAGCGCATCATCCTCGCGGCGGAGTCCTCCGCGCGGGTGCAGCCCCAGCAGCGCTACATCGAGGCGCCGCTGGGACTGCCGCAGCACTTCCCGGACGTGATTGCGCGCGTGGCGTGCGAGGCGGCGCGGGCGAGCGGCGCGACGCTGATTGCGGCCTTCACGCTGTCGGGTGTGACGGCGCGGCTGCTGGCGCACTACCGGCCGCCGGTGCCGATTGTGGCCTTCAGCCCGAACCAGGAAGTGCGCCGCCGGCTGGCGCTGCTGTGGGGCGTGGTGCCGCGCGTGCTCGAGCCCATCCAGGAGACGGAGGCCATGGTGCGGCGCGTGGAGGAGGAGCTCCTCGCGCGAGGCCTCGGCCGCAAGGGCGACCGCATCGTCATCGTCTTCGGCGCGCCCGTGGGGCAGCCGGGCAAAATCAACAGCCTCCGCCTGCACACCATCGGCTGA
- a CDS encoding GAF and HD-GYP domain-containing protein — MHSQPAQPQPPDLSRRLAKLTSILDVAKAMSAERDLDLLLPLILFEATKVVEADRCSLFILDRERNELWSKVAQGSKSEIRLPVGSGISGQVAQTGAVINIPDAYSDPRFNRSFDVSSGYQTKTILCVPMRDANGEVTGVIQALNKLDGGSFNAEDEELLLALGAQAAGAIENALLHEEINRLFEGFVSASVVAIEARDPTTAGHSGRVADLTVTLAQALEHLSTGPHANLRFSPVELQELRYASLLHDFGKVGVREPVLVKAEKLYPHELEGLRARFQLARKDLQLQSYRRRLEAVKVRGDKHLAEIEAEEQERLTNEVKQLDEVFDFILTCNRPTVLAQGGFERLHELGKLRFDDADGKAQALLLPREIQSLSITRGTLSAEERREIESHVEHTYRFLTQIPWTRTLRRVPEIAYAHHEKLDGTGYPRAEKAIPVQSRMMSISDIYDALTASDRPYKKAVPHTLALDILKREADSGQLDKDLFTVFVEAEIPRRALHEKKA; from the coding sequence GTGCATTCCCAGCCCGCCCAGCCACAGCCCCCTGACTTGAGCCGCCGCCTGGCGAAGCTCACCTCCATCCTGGATGTCGCCAAGGCGATGAGCGCCGAGCGCGACCTCGATTTGCTCCTCCCGCTCATCCTCTTCGAGGCCACCAAGGTGGTGGAGGCAGACCGCTGCTCGCTCTTCATCCTGGACCGCGAGCGCAACGAGCTGTGGAGCAAGGTGGCCCAGGGCTCCAAGAGCGAAATCCGCCTCCCGGTGGGCAGCGGCATCTCCGGCCAGGTCGCCCAGACGGGCGCCGTCATCAACATCCCCGACGCCTACTCGGACCCGCGCTTCAACCGCTCGTTCGACGTCTCCAGCGGCTACCAGACGAAGACCATCCTCTGCGTCCCCATGCGCGACGCGAACGGGGAAGTCACCGGCGTCATCCAGGCCCTCAACAAGCTCGACGGCGGCAGCTTCAACGCCGAGGACGAGGAATTGCTCCTCGCCCTGGGCGCGCAGGCCGCCGGCGCAATCGAGAACGCCCTCCTCCACGAGGAAATCAACCGCCTCTTCGAGGGCTTCGTCTCCGCGTCCGTCGTCGCCATCGAAGCGCGAGACCCGACCACCGCCGGCCACTCCGGCCGCGTGGCCGACCTCACGGTGACGCTGGCCCAGGCGCTCGAGCATCTCTCCACCGGGCCTCATGCCAACCTGCGCTTCTCCCCCGTGGAGCTGCAGGAGCTGCGCTACGCGTCGCTGCTGCACGACTTCGGCAAGGTGGGCGTGCGCGAGCCGGTGCTCGTCAAGGCGGAGAAGCTGTACCCGCATGAGCTGGAGGGACTGCGCGCCCGCTTCCAGCTCGCTCGCAAGGACTTGCAGCTCCAGAGCTACCGCCGCCGGCTGGAGGCGGTGAAGGTGCGGGGCGACAAGCACCTCGCGGAAATCGAGGCCGAGGAGCAGGAGCGGCTCACGAACGAGGTGAAGCAGCTCGACGAGGTGTTCGACTTCATCCTCACCTGCAACCGGCCCACCGTGCTCGCGCAGGGTGGCTTCGAGCGGCTGCACGAGCTGGGCAAGCTCCGCTTCGACGACGCCGACGGGAAGGCCCAGGCGCTGCTGCTGCCTCGCGAAATCCAGTCGCTCTCCATCACCCGCGGCACGCTGTCCGCCGAGGAGCGCCGCGAAATCGAGAGCCACGTCGAGCACACGTACCGGTTCCTCACCCAGATTCCGTGGACGCGCACGCTGCGCCGGGTGCCGGAAATCGCCTACGCCCACCACGAGAAGCTGGACGGCACGGGCTACCCGCGCGCGGAGAAGGCCATCCCCGTCCAGTCGCGGATGATGTCCATCTCGGACATCTACGACGCGCTCACCGCCAGTGACCGGCCCTACAAGAAGGCCGTGCCGCACACGCTCGCGCTCGACATCCTCAAGCGTGAGGCGGACTCGGGGCAGCTCGACAAGGACCTCTTCACTGTGTTCGTGGAGGCGGAGATTCCGCGCCGCGCGCTGCACGAGAAGAAGGCCTGA
- a CDS encoding tyrosine-type recombinase/integrase has protein sequence MAIRRGLFTGSNPAKTVPRIKQPKRLPQYLKAEEVPLMLTALERRWRPMFATAVFTGMRKGELLALRKSDVDLKTGTRRVGRSHASDTTKGNREDLLPIAVGLVPYLREAMATSPSELLFPREDGTKHRPDVALHKVLRRALGRAGLVEGYNHVCRRKGCGYKARKRHGVPEPCPRCGMKLWPRALPRPLRFHDLRHTTATLLLKAGVPLATVQRILRHSDPAITSEVYGHLDVEDMRKGLDQLDFTVPEPATPPSSSH, from the coding sequence TTGGCGATCCGGCGCGGACTCTTCACTGGCTCCAACCCCGCCAAGACCGTCCCGCGCATCAAGCAGCCGAAGCGGCTCCCGCAGTACCTCAAAGCCGAGGAGGTGCCGCTGATGCTCACGGCCCTGGAGCGCCGCTGGCGACCCATGTTCGCCACGGCCGTCTTCACCGGGATGCGCAAGGGCGAGCTGCTGGCGCTGCGCAAGTCGGACGTGGACCTCAAGACGGGCACCCGCCGGGTGGGCCGCTCTCACGCGAGCGACACCACCAAGGGCAACCGCGAGGACCTGCTGCCCATCGCAGTGGGCCTGGTGCCCTACCTTCGCGAGGCAATGGCCACGTCACCCTCGGAGCTTCTGTTCCCTCGGGAAGATGGCACGAAGCACCGGCCAGACGTGGCCCTGCACAAGGTGCTGCGGCGGGCCCTGGGGCGCGCCGGGTTGGTGGAGGGCTACAACCACGTCTGTCGGCGCAAGGGCTGCGGCTACAAGGCGAGGAAGCGCCACGGAGTGCCAGAGCCGTGCCCCCGCTGCGGCATGAAGCTCTGGCCACGGGCGCTCCCTCGTCCGCTGCGCTTCCATGACTTGCGGCACACCACGGCCACCCTGCTGCTCAAGGCGGGCGTCCCGCTGGCCACCGTGCAGCGCATCCTGCGCCACTCGGACCCGGCCATTACCTCGGAGGTGTACGGCCACCTCGACGTGGAGGACATGCGCAAGGGCCTCGATCAGCTCGACTTCACGGTGCCCGAGCCGGCCACCCCGCCGAGTAGTTCCCACTGA